The window CGGCCGCCGATCTCGTCGAAATCAGCGGCGTCATCAAATGGTTCGACGCCTCCAAAGGTTATGGCTTCATCATTCCCGACAATGGCGCGGCCGATGTGTTGCTGCATGTTACTGTGCTGCGCCGCGACGGCTACCAGACCGCCTATGAAGGCGCCCGCGTCGTGGTCGAATGCGTGCAGCGTGCCAAGGGCTATCAGGCGTTCCGGATCGTCTCGATGGACGAGTCCACCGCGATCCATCCGGCGCAGATGCTGCCGCCACGCACCCATGTCAGTGTCACCCCGACGAGCGGCCTGGAGCGGGCGCAAGTGAAGTGGTTCAACCGGTTGCGCGGCTTCGGTTTTCTGAGTTGCGGTGAGGGCACCCCGGACATCTTCGTGCACATGGAAACCCTGCGCCGCTTCGGCATGACCGAGCTACGCCCCGGCCAGTATGTGCTGGTGCGGTTCGGGCCCGGCTCCAAGGGCATGATGGCGGCCGAAATCCAGCCGGAGACAGGCTCCCCCGGTCTGTCGTCGCACTGATCCCGATCTTTCCGGCGATCTGAATCGACCATGCAGCGCCATCACGCGGCTGTGCATTCGTCGATCTGGTATTTGCCATCATCGTCGGGCTAGGGTCGCGCCGCCCGGCGCCTCGACCGGGTTTTGGCGTGGATTGCTGTTGATGAATTTCCGTGATTTTGCCGCTTCTCTCCGCGCGCCGATGCTGGCCTTCGCCGCGCTGGTCGCACTGGCGTCCCTGAATGGTGTCGCCACTGCCGCCGACGTCCAGCCGCTGGAGATCGTCACCAAATCCGGCGTACAGATGTTCTCCGTCGAGATGGCCACCACCGACAAGGAGCGCGAGACCGGCCTGATGTACCGCAAGGAATTGGCGGATGGCCGCGGCATGCTGTTCGACTTCACCCCGGAGCAGCAGGTCTCGATGTGGATGAAGAACACTTTTATTTCGCTCGACATGATCTTCATCCGCGCCGACGGCCGGATCCTGCGCATCGCCGAGAACACCGAACCGCAATCGACGAAGATCATCCCGTCCGGCGGCCCCGCCAAGGGCGTGCTTGAGGTGATCGCCGGCACCGCCCGGAAATACGGCATCGTCCCCGGCGACCAGATCGTGCACCCGCTGTTCAAGGCGCGCTGAGCGGGAGAGGCGCCGCAGGCGCCTTGCTGCCCCCGGGTTAAGCGTGTATCGACACGGGATTGTCGGGGTATAGCGCAGCCTGGTAGCGCGGCAGTTTTGGGTACTGCAGGTCCAAGGTTCGAATCCTTGTGCCCCGACCATTTCAATTAGATCAATGCTTTACCTCTTTGTATTGTACCGACGAAGGCGCCTTTTCGCGCTGTTGCGACATTCCGCGGGACGGAGTTCCGATTGTCGTGAATCTGTCATGTAGCTGCTGCCATTGAAACGTCTGGCCGGCACGCGCCGACAGGCCATAGTCCATTTGCCAGCCGGAGATTTCCGCCATGAAGATGCGCTTCCTTGTTGCGGCCCTGTTTGCCCTCGCGTTCTTCGCGCCGCAGGCGCCCGCCCGTGCCGCCGACGTGATCTGCTACAACTGCCCGCCGGAATGGGCGGACTGGGCGTCGATGGTCAAGGCGATCAAGGCCGACCTCAATATCGAGATGCCGCACGACAACAAGAATTCCGGTCAGGCGCTGGCGCAAATTCTGGCCGAGAAGGCCAATCCGGTCGGCGACATCGGCTATTTCGGCGTCACCTTCGGCATGAAGGCGAAGGCCCAGGACGCGCTGGAGCCCTACAAGCCCGCTGGATGGGACCAGGTCGATGCCGGCCTGAAGGATCCCGACGGCTACTGGACCACGATCCATTCCGGCACCCTGGGCTTCTTCGTCAACAAGGACGCGCTATCAGGCGCGCCGGTGCCGAAGTGCTGGATGGATCTGTTGAAGCCGGCCTACAAGGGCATGGTCGGCTATCTCGATCCGTCGTCGGCGGCGGTCGGTTATGTGGGCGCGGTCGCCGTCAATCTGGCGCTCGGCGGCTCGGCCGAGAATTTTGAGCCGGGGCTGAAATTCTTCAAGGACCTGAAGAAGAACGATCCGATCGTTCCGAAGCAGACATCCTATGCCCGCGTGGTGTCCGGCGAAATGCCGATCCTGCTCGACTACGACTTCAATGCCTACCGCGCGAAGTATTCGGAGAAGGGCAATTTCGAGTTCGTGATTCCCTGCGAAGGTTCGGTGGTGTTTCCCTATGTCGTCGGTCTCGTGAAGAACGCGCCGGACAAGGACAAGGCCAAGAAGGTGATGGACTATCTGTTGTCCGACAAGGGCCAGGCGATCTGGACCAACGCCTATCTGCGTCCGGCCCGCAAGATCGACCTGCCGGAAGCCGTGAAGGCGAAATTCCTGCCGGACAGCGACTATGCCCGCGCCAAGAGCGTCGACTGGGGCAAGATGGAGCTGGTGCAGAAAGGTTTCACCGAGCGCTATCTCACCGAAGTCCGTTGATGCAGAATGGTGCCCCGGCTCGGGCAGGGGCACCATCACGCCATGTCGCATAGAAGCTTTATCTGGATCTGCCTGCTGCCGCTCGCGGTGGTGACGGCAGCGTTCTTCCTGCTGCCGATGGCGCAACTGATCGTGGTCGGCGCCGCCGGCCCGCGCGGGCTGACGGCCTATCTCGCCATCCTCACTGAGCCGCGTTATCGCGCGACGCTGATCAATACCGTGGTGCTGGCGGCGGCGACCACGATTGCGACGCTGGTCATCGCCACCATCGCCGGCCTGTTCCTGCAGCGCCATCGCTTTCCCGGCCGCGCCGTGCTGATTGCGATGCTGACCTTTCCGCTGGCATTTCCCGGCGTCGTGGTCGGCTTCCTGATCATCCTGCTCGCGGGGCGGCAGGGACTGATCGGCGCGATCTCGAACACGCTGACCGGAGAAAAAATCGTGTTCGCCTATTCGATCTTCGGGCTGTTCCTCGGCTATCTCTATTTCTCCATCCCGCGCGTGATCCTCACCATCATGGCGGCGGTGCAGAAGCTCGATGTCGGGCTGGAGGAGGCGGCGCGCTCGCTCGGCGCCAGCCCCTGGGCGGTGCAGCGCGACGTGGTGTTGCCGGCGCTGGGGCCGGCCTTCGTCGCCTCCGGCGCGATTGCCTTCGCCACCGCGATGGGTGCGTTCGGCACGGCGTTCACGCTGGCGACCAATATCGATGTGCTGCCGATGCTGATCTATACCGAGTTCACGCTGGCCGCGAATTTCTCGATCTCGGCAGCGCTGTCGATCGGGCTTGGCATCATCGCCTGGGCGATCCTGTCGCTGGCACGCTCGTTCAGCGGCGGCACCGTCGCGGCGGCCGGATAGAGCCATGCGCGATCGCCTGATCTTCGCCAGCCAGCTCGGTTTCACGCTGCTTGTCGCCGCGTTCCTGGTGGTGCCCGTCGTGCTGTCGATATCGGCCGGCGTCACCGTCAATTACTTCCGCGGTATCCAGTCCGGCGTCACCCTGCGATGGGTGATGCAGGTGTGGGATCTCTATGCCGGCGAGATAGGGCTGTCCTTCGTGATCGCGTTTGCGACGCTGGCGGTGACGCTCATCGTCGGCGTTCCCGCGGCCTATGCGCTGCATGTGCGCGGCGGAAAACTGTCCCGCATCATCGAGGAAATCATCACGCTGCCACTGGCGATCCCCGGCCTCGCCATCGCATTGGCGCTGCTGCTGACCTATGGTGGCTTCGGCAGCTTTCGCCGCTCCTGGATATTCATCCTCACTGGCCATGTCGTCTTCACCATGCCGTTCATGGTGCGCTCGGTGATGGCGGTGTTTGCGACCATCGACATCAAGACTCTCGATGAAGGCGCGGCCTCGCTCGGCGCCTCGCCGTGGCAGCGGTTTTGCGATGTCATCGTGCCTAACGCGATGCCCGGCATTCTCGCGGGGGCCCTGATGGTGGTGACGCTGTCGCTCGGCGAGTTCAACCTGACCTGGATGCTGCACACGCCGCTGACCAAGACGCTGCCGGTCGGCCTCGCCGATGCTTACGCTTCGATGCGGCTCGAAGTCGCTTCCGCCTACACCCTGATTTTCTTTGTCATGATTGTCCCGCTTCTGGTGGCGATGCAGATGTTTGCCGACGAGGGCCAGAAGAAATGACTGCAATCGCGGGACACGGCGCCTCGGTGCATATCGAGCGCTGCGGCAAGACATTTTCGGATGGCACCCAGGCGCTGGCGCCGGCCAGCCTCGATATCGTCAGCGGCGAGACACTGGTGCTGCTCGGCCCGTCCGGCTGCGGCAAGACCACCATGCTGCGCATCATCGCCGGCCTCGAGCAGCCCGACATCGGCGGCCGCGTGCTGTTCGACGACGCCGACATGACGTCGGTGCCGATCGAGCAGCGCAATGTCGGCATGGTGTTCCAGTCCTACGCGCTGTTTCCCAATATGAGTGTCGCCGACAATATCGGCTATGGCCTCAAGATCCGCGGTGTCGACAGCAAGGCGCGCGCAGCGCGCATCGCCGAGATGGTGGCGCTGACCAATATCGGCGGCCTTGAAGACCGCCGCATCGACCAGCTCTCCGGCGGCCAGCGCCAGCGCGTCGCTCTCGCCCGCGCCGTCGCCATCCGTCCGCGCGTGCTGCTGCTCGACGAGCCCTTGACCGCGCTCGACGCCTCGCTGCGCGATCGACTGCGCGGCGAACTCAACCGCCTGCTGCGTTCGCTGGGGATCACCGCGATCTATGTGACCCATGACCAGTCCGAAGCGATGGAGCTCGGCGACCGCATCGTGGTGATGCGCAAGGGCGCCATCGCCCAGATCGGCACGCCGCGCGAGGTGTACTTCACACCGCAGAGTCGCTTTGTCGCGGAGTTCGTCGGGGCGGCGAATATCGTGGAAGGCGCGGTGTCTGGCGGACAGCTTGTACTACCCGGTGGCCGGCTGGCGCTAAATGCAGCGACCGATGTTGCGGCGGCCGTGGCGATGATCCGGCCGGAGACGATCCGGATTGTCGGCGAGGGCGACGCCTCGCTCACCGGCACCATTGAAAGCGTCAGCTTCATCGGCGACAAGCAGCGCATCGTCGTCACCGGCGCCTCCGGCAAGCCTTTGGCTGTGGATGCACCGAATACGATTGTAGTCAGTGTCGGCGAGCGCGTCGGCCTGTCGATTGCGCCGGAAGCCGTTCGCCTGCTGCCAAAGGAAGACTGATGTCGTCGAAACCTGTACTGATCGCGCAGATTTCCGATCTGCATATCAAGGCGCCCGGCGAACTCGCCTATGGCAAGGTCGATACGGCAAAAGCGCTGCAGCGCTGCGTGGCCGCGCTGAATGACTTCACGCCGCGTCCCGATCTCGTAGTGATCTCCGGCGATCTCGCGGACACGCCGACACCGGAGGAATACGACCACCTCAAGCGGCTGCTGGCGTCGCTGCAGATTCCCTTCATCGGCATTCCCGGCAATCACGATTCGCGCGAGATGATGCGAGCGGCATTTCCGGAGCAGGCCTATGCGACGCCGTCCGGCGCGCTCAACCGGACGCGTAGCGTCGGCGGCCTTGATGTCGTCCTGCTGGATTCCAGCGTCGCCGGAAAGCCGCATGGCGTACTCGAAGCCGCGACGCTGCAATGGCTGGATGCGACCCTGGCGTCATCGCCGCAACGGCCTGCGTTGCTGTTCCTGCATCATCCGCCGTTCCGGACGGGAATCGAGCACATGGACGTGCAGAATCTCCTCAACGCCGCCGACCTCGTGCCGATCATTCGCCGACATCCGCGGGTCCAGCTGGTCGCCGCCGGCCATGTCCATCGCGCGACGCTGACGACGTTCGCCGGCGTGGCCGCCACGATCTGCCCGGCGCCGAATCATGCCGTTGATCTCGATCTCGGCGAATTGCGCGAGCCGTCGTTCAAGGTCGAACCGCCGGCGTTTCATCTGCACGTCTGGTTTGCCGATGAGGCATTCGGCCGCACGGTGACGCACCAGGTGCCAATCGGGCAATTTGACGGGCCGCATCCGTTCTTCGGGCCCGACGGCGAATTGCTGTGAGATAACGCGACGTCGTCTGCGCAGTTCAGGCGGCGAGGTCCCACAGCCGCGGCGAGCCGCGCAGCATCACCGCGCGTCCCTTCGGCGTCAGGAACGGTCCGGAATTCGACAGCGTGGCCAGATCGAGTGCGCTTAGCTGTTCAAGGATGTAGCGATTCAGTTTGCCCGCAGCGGCGCCTGCCGGGCGAAGCGCCCGCAGCGTGTCCCATTGATCGTTTGTCAGATCGTGGTCGATATCTGTATGCATGGCATCCTGCGTCGTGTGATCTGAGCAGGCTTTACCCATCCAGCATGAAACTGGTGCGACTGCATTGAGTCCGAAATTCGATGTCCCCGAAAATATGCGCGACGGCACGGTAACGATTTTGCGCAAGTGTCATGTCAACGTGGCAACAGAACGGCTTGATCGGGCGCGAATCAAGATGATGCCGGATCGTCGAGAAGATGGAGAGATGTGCTGCGCGGCTTGAACAGAGCAATCCAGGTGATCGGCGCGCGCGCCGGCTGGCGATGGCTCGGCATTGTCGTCAGCCTTGCGATCGCCGTAATCGCGTTTACCGCGCTGACCCACGCGCTGAAGGGTGTCGATTTCGCGGAGGTGCTGGCTGCGATGCGGCTGACGCAGCCTGTCAGCATCGTGCTGTCGCTGGGGCTGGTCGCGATCTCCTACGGCAGCCTGACCTTGTACGATCTGCTGGCGGTGCGGATGATCGGGCGCGGCGACATTCCGTTTCGCATCGCAGCCCTTGCCAGCTTCACCAGCTATCCGATCGCGCACGGCACCGGCGCCGTGCTGCTGGTGTCGTCGGCGATCCGCTATCGCATCTATGCGCCGCACGGAATCGGCGTCGCCGACGTCGCGCGAATCTGTTTCCTGACCGGACTGACGTTCTGGCTCGGTAACCTCACGGCGCTTGGTCTCAGCATCCTCTATGAGCCGGACGCGATCAGCCGGATCGATCACCTTTCACCTGAGATCAATCGGTCGATCGCAGTCGCCGTGCTGGTGGGGATCGTCGGCTATGTCGGCTGGACCTGGAACGGCAACCGGCTGTTTGGCCGCCGTCAATGGTCGGTGCCGCTGCCAAGCGGCCGCAACGTGTTCCTGCAGATCGGCATCGGCATCGTCGACCTCGGCGCCGCCGCGCTGGCGATGTATGTGCTGATTCCCGTCGGCCTGGATGTCGGCATTGCCCGGGTGATTGTGGTGTTCATCGCAGCGACGTTGCTCGGCTTTGCCAGCCATGCGCCGGCCGGCATCGGCGTGTTCGATGCGACCATCCTGGTCGGGCTGGGCGGCGAACATACCGAACAATTGCTGGCGGTGCTGCTGCTGTTCCGGCTGTTCTATCACCTGACGCCGTTCGTGCTGGCGCTGGTGTTGTTCGGCGCGGTCGAAGTGTATCGAAATATCGGACGCCGAAAGCTCAGTCAGGCTACTTAGGCAGCGTCAGCACCGCGGATTGCGCGTAGCCCCGGAACGGGCGATCGAAGGCGAGATTGGCGCCGGACTCTGCCGCCATCGTCATCAACACATCCTGCATGTCCCTGCGCGGCGTGACGTCAAACAGCGCCAGCCAGCGCAGCAGGAATTTACGGGCTGCGGCGGGCAGCCGCTCCTGATTGCCGAAATCGACGATGTGCAGCCGGCCGCCGGGTTTGAGGCGGGACACCGCATTGTCGAGCACGGCGTGCCAGTCCGGAATCATCGACAGGCTGTAGGAGATCATCACGTGATCGAACGCTGATATCCCGAACAGAACAGCGGGATCGAAGGCGGTGGCGTCGCCATGGGCGACGCGAACGGTGCCATTCAATCCGCGGCGGTCGATGGCGGAGATGGCCGTGGTCAGCATTTCGGTGGAAACGTCGATGCCGTAAAAGGTTGCGCCGGGATATTGGCGGGCGGCGTGGACAAGGTTGCGGCCGGTACCGCAGCCGATCTCCAGTACCGATGCGCCGGCGGAGGGCTTGATGCCATCGATCAGCTGGTCGCGGCCGAGCAGGTAATAGCGCCGCGTCGCGTCATAGATGAAACGCTGCCAGCGATACATCCGGTTCATGCGGCGTGTGGCTTCGGTCGGCCACGCGGCTTCCGCGCCATCGTCGAAATCGGAGACAGTCGTCACGGGATCACCTCGTCGCAGTCTGGCGCACAAGCCATGCTTTTCACCGCAACACGACACCGGTGTGACAGGGCCTTACGCGTTGCGCACAGCGGAGGCCAGCGCTGTCGCAAAACCGCAGTCTGCGATTGATAAATGTTTCAAATGGTCGATTCGAGGGAACAATGAACACGCATTTGATCGCGGACGCCGTTCGCAACAGCCGAACTCGCGACGAAGCGACGATCTGGGACAGGCTCTTTGCCTTCTGGTTTCGTCGCCTGGTCTACACCCAGATATGGGAAGATCCGGAAGCCGACCTTGCGGCAATGCAGTTGCCGGCGGGATCGACCATTGTCACCATCTCGAGCGGCGGCTGCAACGCGCTGTCCTATCTCGCGGCGAAGCCGGCGCAGGTCTATGCCATCGACCTCAACGAGGCGCATCTGTCGCTGCTGAAGCTGAAACTCGCCGGCCTGCGCGCGCTGCCGGACTATGCCACGTTCTGGAAATTCTTCGGCGAAGGCAACTCGGTGGCGAACGCCGACCTGTATCGCGACCGCTTGCGGCCGATGCTCGACGCCGGCGCGCGCGACTACTGGGATGAGCGCGATGTACGCGGCCGTCCGCGCTACGGCTATTTCACCGACGGCTTTTTCCGCCACGGCGCGCTGGGCCGCTTCATCGGCTTCGCCCACCGACTGGCAAAGATCGCCGGCATCGATCTCGCGGCCTTGCTGAAGGATGACGCCAACTCGCCCGCACGTATCCGCGCGTTGGACAGACTGCACCGGCTGTTTCATTCCCGGCTGGCGCGCCTGATGACACGGACTCCGGCGCTGCTGTTCAGCCTGGGCATTCCGCCGCAGCAACGCACGCTGCTCGGCGGCGACCAGCCGCTCAACGAGGTGCTGCACCAGCGGCTGCTGCGCCTGATCGACGTTCATCCCAACGCGACCAACTATTTTGCCTGGCAGGCGCTCGGCCGCAGCTATATCGGACCCGGCGACAAGTGCCTGCCGCTGTACCTGCAACAGAGTCGCTTCGCCGAGATGGGCAAGGGCGCCGACCTGGTCACGCCGATGCACGCCAATCTGCGCGTCTTCCTGGAAAGCCAGCCGGCACGACAGATCGACGCGGTGGTGCTGCTGGATTCGCAGGACTGGATGGCGCCGGACGAAATCCGCGCGCTGTGGAATGCCATCGACCGCGCCGGCAATGACGGTGTTCGCGTGATCTTCCGGACTGCCGGGGCGGAGTCGCCGCTGGACAGCCCGGAACTGACATCGCTTCGGAATACCTGGCAGCGCGACGCCGAACGAAGCGCGAAAGGACTCGCCGAGGATCGCTCGGGCATTTACGGCGGCTTCCATCTCTACACACGCAAGGCAGGCTGACGCGGCGCGCCCTGCCACGCGTAGTTAACGAACAGTTGTTATTGTCGGTCGCGTTTGCTGCATTGATTTGCATAGATCTGGCGTTCGCCGGGCCGTGATCGCGGGATTCTTTCGTCTAACGCGGAAGATTAACGACGTCTCCTCACGGTTCCGCCACGAATACCATCCACGTGTAGCGCTGTTGCGCGATGTGGCCGGTCTCGCGCAACCATTCGGCCGGCCGCGCGTTCAAGATGCCCAAGGAGGAATTTGAGATGAATTTGAAATTGACGATCGCCGGTCTGGTTGCGCTCGGCGGTATTGCTCTCGGTGCCGGTTCGGCGTCTGCGATGCCCAATGGCCTGTCGGCCAATGGGCAGGTCGGGCAGTCCGGCAATGTCGAGCAGGTTCGGCTGGTCTGCGACGCCTATGGCCGCTGCTGGCGCCGCCCGAATTACGGCTACGGCTATGCCTATGGTGGTCCGCGCTATTACGGTGGCGGCCCACGCTTCTATGGCGGCCCGCGTCGCTATGGCTACCGCGGCGGATATGGCCGCCGCTGGTAAGCCGGCAGACCACTGAGTTCAGAACACGGGGAGGGCAGTTGCCCTCCCTTTTTCTTGGCTTCTTGGCGTGGCCCGCTCAGGATTGACCGGCAGTTGGCGCTGGCGCTGAAGATGTGGCCGATGGTGTCGGTGCGGGCGCTGTGGTCGGCTTCGGCAGCGGCTTGTCCTGCTTCTTCGACCACGAGATGTAATAAGCGACCAAGGTCATCAGCGCGATGCCGGCGCAGCTGACGAAGATCTGTGCCAGCAACGAACCCGAGCTCATCATCAGTTCGAAGTGGCCGACGAAGGACAGGAACACGCCGACGCAGAACACGGCCAGCGATTGCTGGCCGCATTTGATGACCGGCTCAAAGATCCTCCACTGCAGGCCGCGCCATTCCTTCGAGACGAAGCGTGTCACGAAGAAGGCGATGATGACGAAATGCAGCACGCGGTAGGGTGCGAGGTTGGTCTTGTCGTTGGGATTGAAGGCGTCGAACAGCCAGTCCGGCATCATGTGGCCATAGTCCGGAAACCGGCCGGCCATGGTCATGGTCAGCGAGAACACGAGATAGGCGAGACCGAAATACAGCAGCACTTTTGATTTGATGACGGACCGGGATTCGACGGCGCCGCCGAGCGCGAACCAGGCGCCGAACACGAACAGCAGCTGCCAGGTGAAGGGATTGAAATACCACGTCCCGGACGGATAGGCCGCCAGATTCCAGCCGAACTGGCGGGCGGCGAAATACAGTGCCAGCGACGCGAGC is drawn from Nitrobacteraceae bacterium AZCC 2146 and contains these coding sequences:
- a CDS encoding CspA family cold shock protein (product_source=KO:K03704; cath_funfam=2.40.50.140; cog=COG1278; ko=KO:K03704; pfam=PF00313; smart=SM00357; superfamily=50249) produces the protein MGSDGFESKRLGSLIPGGAGSSRAGPTEFPANAERDALDPFAAGLADGTAADLVEISGVIKWFDASKGYGFIIPDNGAADVLLHVTVLRRDGYQTAYEGARVVVECVQRAKGYQAFRIVSMDESTAIHPAQMLPPRTHVSVTPTSGLERAQVKWFNRLRGFGFLSCGEGTPDIFVHMETLRRFGMTELRPGQYVLVRFGPGSKGMMAAEIQPETGSPGLSSH
- a CDS encoding uncharacterized membrane protein (UPF0127 family) (product_source=COG1430; cleavage_site_network=SignalP-noTM; cog=COG1430; ko=KO:K09005; pfam=PF02643), which gives rise to MNFRDFAASLRAPMLAFAALVALASLNGVATAADVQPLEIVTKSGVQMFSVEMATTDKERETGLMYRKELADGRGMLFDFTPEQQVSMWMKNTFISLDMIFIRADGRILRIAENTEPQSTKIIPSGGPAKGVLEVIAGTARKYGIVPGDQIVHPLFKAR
- a CDS encoding hypothetical protein (product_source=Hypo-rule applied) is translated as MAEISGWQMDYGLSARAGQTFQWQQLHDRFTTIGTPSRGMSQQREKAPSSVQYKEVKH
- a CDS encoding putative spermidine/putrescine transport system substrate-binding protein (product_source=KO:K02055; cath_funfam=3.40.190.10; cleavage_site_network=SignalP-noTM; cog=COG1840; ko=KO:K02055; pfam=PF13343; superfamily=53850), whose amino-acid sequence is MKMRFLVAALFALAFFAPQAPARAADVICYNCPPEWADWASMVKAIKADLNIEMPHDNKNSGQALAQILAEKANPVGDIGYFGVTFGMKAKAQDALEPYKPAGWDQVDAGLKDPDGYWTTIHSGTLGFFVNKDALSGAPVPKCWMDLLKPAYKGMVGYLDPSSAAVGYVGAVAVNLALGGSAENFEPGLKFFKDLKKNDPIVPKQTSYARVVSGEMPILLDYDFNAYRAKYSEKGNFEFVIPCEGSVVFPYVVGLVKNAPDKDKAKKVMDYLLSDKGQAIWTNAYLRPARKIDLPEAVKAKFLPDSDYARAKSVDWGKMELVQKGFTERYLTEVR
- a CDS encoding putative spermidine/putrescine transport system permease protein (product_source=KO:K02053; cath_funfam=1.10.3720.10; cog=COG0555; ko=KO:K02053; pfam=PF00528; superfamily=161098; transmembrane_helix_parts=Inside_1_16,TMhelix_17_36,Outside_37_39,TMhelix_40_59,Inside_60_70,TMhelix_71_93,Outside_94_102,TMhelix_103_125,Inside_126_145,TMhelix_146_168,Outside_169_210,TMhelix_211_233,Inside_234_245,TMhelix_246_268,Outside_269_283), giving the protein MVPRLGQGHHHAMSHRSFIWICLLPLAVVTAAFFLLPMAQLIVVGAAGPRGLTAYLAILTEPRYRATLINTVVLAAATTIATLVIATIAGLFLQRHRFPGRAVLIAMLTFPLAFPGVVVGFLIILLAGRQGLIGAISNTLTGEKIVFAYSIFGLFLGYLYFSIPRVILTIMAAVQKLDVGLEEAARSLGASPWAVQRDVVLPALGPAFVASGAIAFATAMGAFGTAFTLATNIDVLPMLIYTEFTLAANFSISAALSIGLGIIAWAILSLARSFSGGTVAAAG
- a CDS encoding putative spermidine/putrescine transport system permease protein (product_source=KO:K02053; cath_funfam=1.10.3720.10; cog=COG1177; ko=KO:K02053; pfam=PF00528; superfamily=161098; transmembrane_helix_parts=Outside_1_14,TMhelix_15_37,Inside_38_57,TMhelix_58_80,Outside_81_99,TMhelix_100_122,Inside_123_128,TMhelix_129_151,Outside_152_178,TMhelix_179_201,Inside_202_231,TMhelix_232_254,Outside_255_261), with translation MRDRLIFASQLGFTLLVAAFLVVPVVLSISAGVTVNYFRGIQSGVTLRWVMQVWDLYAGEIGLSFVIAFATLAVTLIVGVPAAYALHVRGGKLSRIIEEIITLPLAIPGLAIALALLLTYGGFGSFRRSWIFILTGHVVFTMPFMVRSVMAVFATIDIKTLDEGAASLGASPWQRFCDVIVPNAMPGILAGALMVVTLSLGEFNLTWMLHTPLTKTLPVGLADAYASMRLEVASAYTLIFFVMIVPLLVAMQMFADEGQKK
- a CDS encoding putative spermidine/putrescine transport system ATP-binding protein (product_source=KO:K02052; cath_funfam=3.40.50.300; cog=COG3842; ko=KO:K02052; pfam=PF00005,PF08402; smart=SM00382; superfamily=50331,52540): MTAIAGHGASVHIERCGKTFSDGTQALAPASLDIVSGETLVLLGPSGCGKTTMLRIIAGLEQPDIGGRVLFDDADMTSVPIEQRNVGMVFQSYALFPNMSVADNIGYGLKIRGVDSKARAARIAEMVALTNIGGLEDRRIDQLSGGQRQRVALARAVAIRPRVLLLDEPLTALDASLRDRLRGELNRLLRSLGITAIYVTHDQSEAMELGDRIVVMRKGAIAQIGTPREVYFTPQSRFVAEFVGAANIVEGAVSGGQLVLPGGRLALNAATDVAAAVAMIRPETIRIVGEGDASLTGTIESVSFIGDKQRIVVTGASGKPLAVDAPNTIVVSVGERVGLSIAPEAVRLLPKED
- a CDS encoding Icc protein (product_source=KO:K03651; cath_funfam=3.60.21.10; cog=COG1409; ko=KO:K03651; pfam=PF00149; superfamily=56300), whose protein sequence is MSSKPVLIAQISDLHIKAPGELAYGKVDTAKALQRCVAALNDFTPRPDLVVISGDLADTPTPEEYDHLKRLLASLQIPFIGIPGNHDSREMMRAAFPEQAYATPSGALNRTRSVGGLDVVLLDSSVAGKPHGVLEAATLQWLDATLASSPQRPALLFLHHPPFRTGIEHMDVQNLLNAADLVPIIRRHPRVQLVAAGHVHRATLTTFAGVAATICPAPNHAVDLDLGELREPSFKVEPPAFHLHVWFADEAFGRTVTHQVPIGQFDGPHPFFGPDGELL
- a CDS encoding ribosomal protein S19E (S16A) (product_source=COG2238; cog=COG2238; superfamily=46785); this translates as MHTDIDHDLTNDQWDTLRALRPAGAAAGKLNRYILEQLSALDLATLSNSGPFLTPKGRAVMLRGSPRLWDLAA
- a CDS encoding uncharacterized membrane protein YbhN (UPF0104 family) (product_source=COG0392; cog=COG0392; ko=KO:K07027; transmembrane_helix_parts=Inside_1_19,TMhelix_20_41,Outside_42_60,TMhelix_61_83,Inside_84_94,TMhelix_95_117,Outside_118_136,TMhelix_137_159,Inside_160_178,TMhelix_179_196,Outside_197_215,TMhelix_216_238,Inside_239_249,TMhelix_250_272,Outside_273_291,TMhelix_292_314,Inside_315_329), with the translated sequence MLRGLNRAIQVIGARAGWRWLGIVVSLAIAVIAFTALTHALKGVDFAEVLAAMRLTQPVSIVLSLGLVAISYGSLTLYDLLAVRMIGRGDIPFRIAALASFTSYPIAHGTGAVLLVSSAIRYRIYAPHGIGVADVARICFLTGLTFWLGNLTALGLSILYEPDAISRIDHLSPEINRSIAVAVLVGIVGYVGWTWNGNRLFGRRQWSVPLPSGRNVFLQIGIGIVDLGAAALAMYVLIPVGLDVGIARVIVVFIAATLLGFASHAPAGIGVFDATILVGLGGEHTEQLLAVLLLFRLFYHLTPFVLALVLFGAVEVYRNIGRRKLSQAT